In one window of Sphingomonas glaciei DNA:
- a CDS encoding MFS transporter translates to MDQVTGRLEKPRQSWAGLWNISFGFFGIQIGFALQNANMSRVFQSLGASLDDLPALWVAAPLTGLLVQPIIGFMSDRTWLGRFGRRRPYFVAGALLAALSLLLMPLAPVLLTAAALLWMLDASLNISMEPFRAFVGDQLRRDQHTAGYAVQTAFIGAGAVIGSIFPYLLEHWGVSNVAAGGAIPDTVKWSFWAGGAALFLAVMWTVLTTREYSPEQMLSFGEAPGHALDDSRAALASRSMLVPFVWGAAGGLVIALVPELGLEKEVYLLGGLLVAYGALSAFAIAAAKRGRGSGMLGSLVGDFSGMPPVMKQLALVQFFSWSALFIMWINTTPVVAQNFFRASDPDSALYQEAGNWVGVLFAVYNGVAAIAALLVLPALAKRIGKARTHALCLGAGALGYASFFLLRDPQHLLLAEIGVGIAWASILAMPYAILASALPQAKLGTYMGLFNIFIVVPQLLVATVMGSIMKAFFPGEPIWTMAFAAAVMGLAALATLRVREA, encoded by the coding sequence ATGGATCAGGTGACGGGCCGGCTCGAAAAGCCGCGGCAGAGCTGGGCGGGGCTGTGGAACATCTCGTTCGGCTTCTTCGGGATCCAGATCGGCTTCGCGCTCCAGAATGCGAACATGAGCCGGGTCTTCCAGTCGCTCGGCGCCAGCCTCGACGACCTGCCGGCGCTGTGGGTCGCGGCGCCGCTCACCGGTCTGCTGGTCCAGCCGATCATCGGCTTCATGAGCGATCGGACCTGGCTCGGCCGGTTCGGTCGGCGCCGTCCGTACTTCGTTGCGGGCGCGCTGCTTGCGGCGCTGTCGCTGCTGCTGATGCCGCTCGCTCCCGTGCTGCTGACCGCGGCTGCCCTGCTGTGGATGCTCGATGCCAGCCTCAACATCTCGATGGAGCCGTTCCGCGCCTTCGTCGGCGACCAGCTTCGCCGCGATCAGCATACCGCCGGCTATGCGGTGCAGACCGCCTTCATCGGCGCCGGGGCGGTGATTGGTTCGATCTTCCCCTACCTCCTCGAACATTGGGGCGTCAGCAACGTCGCCGCCGGTGGTGCCATTCCCGACACGGTCAAATGGAGTTTCTGGGCCGGAGGCGCCGCGCTGTTCCTGGCGGTGATGTGGACGGTGCTGACCACCCGCGAATATTCACCGGAGCAGATGCTCAGCTTCGGCGAAGCGCCTGGCCACGCGCTCGACGACAGCCGCGCGGCCCTGGCCAGCCGCTCGATGCTCGTCCCCTTCGTATGGGGCGCGGCGGGCGGGCTGGTGATCGCGCTGGTACCCGAACTCGGGCTCGAGAAAGAGGTTTACCTGCTGGGCGGCTTGCTGGTCGCTTATGGCGCGCTGTCGGCCTTCGCCATCGCCGCCGCTAAGCGCGGCCGCGGCTCAGGGATGCTCGGCAGCCTGGTCGGCGATTTCTCCGGCATGCCGCCGGTGATGAAGCAGCTTGCGCTGGTCCAGTTCTTCAGCTGGTCGGCGCTGTTCATCATGTGGATCAATACCACCCCGGTGGTCGCCCAGAACTTCTTCCGCGCCAGCGACCCCGACAGCGCGCTCTATCAGGAGGCGGGCAATTGGGTCGGCGTGCTGTTCGCCGTCTACAATGGCGTCGCGGCGATCGCTGCGCTGCTGGTCCTGCCCGCGCTGGCGAAGCGGATCGGCAAGGCCCGAACCCATGCCCTGTGCCTCGGCGCCGGGGCTCTCGGCTACGCCAGCTTCTTCCTCCTGCGCGATCCGCAGCACCTGCTGCTGGCCGAGATCGGCGTCGGCATCGCCTGGGCTTCGATCCTCGCCATGCCCTACGCCATCCTCGCCAGCGCGCTGCCGCAGGCCAAGCTCGGCACCTACATGGGGCTGTTCAACATCTTCATCGTCGTGCCCCAGCTGTTGGTGGCGACGGTGATGGGTTCGATCATGAAGGCCTTTTTCCCCGGCGAGCCGATCTGGACCATGGCCTTTGCGGCGGCGGTGATGGGGCTGGCCGCGCTTGCGACGCTGAGGGTCCGGGAGGCCTGA
- a CDS encoding carbohydrate ABC transporter permease gives MSGLRSVRRDPGLAFVGPFLLIYCAVLILPTLHGMWLSLHIVDIWGDGRFAGLANYGRLLADPVFGQSLINTFVVTLMVVPILTAIALALALALNRASRGAAVLRGIFFSSAVLSVTIVTLIWRFILAPDAGLLGEAAQALGAEPLPFLSSPSLALWALAITTIWWSIGLPMLLFLAGLQQVPADLYEAAALDRASRWRTFASITVPSLKRTTILVVMLQTAAQLQLFGQAQLLTAGGPSGASRTVVLFMNEVAFGRWELGYAQAAAEVLFAIILVVTLTQYWLTGRAGEGDGGR, from the coding sequence GTGAGCGGGCTCCGGTCCGTCCGCCGCGATCCAGGGCTCGCCTTCGTCGGGCCGTTTCTTCTCATCTATTGCGCGGTCCTGATCCTGCCGACGCTGCACGGCATGTGGCTGTCGCTGCACATCGTCGACATCTGGGGTGATGGCCGGTTCGCGGGCTTGGCCAATTACGGACGATTGCTGGCCGACCCGGTGTTTGGGCAGAGCCTGATCAACACCTTTGTCGTCACCCTGATGGTGGTGCCGATCCTGACCGCGATTGCGCTGGCCCTGGCGCTGGCGCTCAACCGGGCGAGCCGGGGTGCTGCAGTGCTGCGCGGAATCTTCTTCAGTTCGGCGGTGCTGTCGGTCACAATCGTGACCCTGATCTGGCGTTTCATCCTCGCGCCCGACGCCGGTCTGTTGGGCGAGGCGGCGCAGGCGCTGGGGGCCGAGCCGCTACCGTTCCTGTCCTCGCCCAGCCTCGCGCTGTGGGCGCTGGCGATCACCACCATCTGGTGGTCGATCGGGCTGCCGATGCTGCTGTTCCTGGCCGGGCTGCAGCAGGTGCCTGCCGACCTGTACGAGGCGGCGGCGCTGGACCGGGCGAGCCGCTGGCGGACCTTCGCTTCGATCACCGTCCCATCGCTCAAACGCACCACCATCCTGGTCGTGATGCTGCAGACCGCGGCGCAACTGCAGTTGTTCGGACAAGCGCAATTGCTGACCGCGGGCGGTCCGAGCGGAGCATCGCGGACGGTCGTATTGTTCATGAACGAAGTCGCGTTCGGGCGCTGGGAGCTGGGCTATGCGCAGGCCGCCGCCGAAGTGCTGTTCGCGATCATCCTGGTGGTGACGCTGACCCAATATTGGCTGACCGGCCGGGCGGGGGAGGGCGACGGTGGCCGCTGA
- a CDS encoding ABC transporter ATP-binding protein, with product MSKSFGGTQVLEAVDLDIAPREFIAFLGPSGSGKTTLLRIIAGLETADSGEVILEDRRIDTLGPGERDVAMVFQSYALYPHMSVRENMAFGLRNAKVPQAEIDALIADAARVLEIEPLLDRKPAQLSGGQRQRVAIGRAIVKKPQLFLLDEPLSNLDAALRLRTRVELAQLRDRVDAGVVMVTHDQAEAMTLADRIVVFHDRQIQQVAAPMEIYLRPANRFVAQFVGSPAMTMLPVRLVDGGEYAAVMLGDGTRIETQVPRAGLPQSGAIELGLRPEHVRVAPEGVAAEVVLVERLGERSLVYAKLADGGAITGEDVGTTSLKTGDQIMLAIDGQSAHLFGPDGSGFHRAAE from the coding sequence GTGTCAAAGTCGTTTGGGGGAACCCAGGTGCTGGAGGCGGTCGATCTCGACATCGCGCCGCGCGAATTCATCGCCTTCCTTGGGCCTTCGGGGTCGGGCAAGACCACCCTGCTGCGGATCATCGCCGGGCTCGAAACCGCCGACAGCGGGGAGGTGATCTTGGAGGATCGCCGGATCGATACACTCGGCCCGGGCGAGCGCGACGTCGCCATGGTGTTCCAGTCCTACGCGCTCTACCCGCACATGAGCGTGCGCGAGAATATGGCGTTCGGCCTCCGCAACGCCAAGGTCCCGCAAGCCGAGATCGACGCGCTGATCGCCGACGCCGCGCGGGTGTTGGAGATCGAGCCGCTGCTTGATCGCAAGCCGGCACAATTGTCGGGCGGACAGCGCCAGCGGGTCGCGATCGGACGCGCGATCGTCAAGAAGCCGCAACTGTTCCTGCTCGACGAACCCTTGTCCAACCTCGACGCCGCCCTGCGCCTGCGCACTCGGGTCGAACTGGCGCAGCTGCGCGACCGGGTCGACGCGGGCGTCGTCATGGTTACGCATGACCAGGCCGAGGCGATGACGCTGGCCGACCGCATCGTGGTATTCCACGACCGCCAGATCCAGCAGGTCGCAGCGCCGATGGAAATCTATCTGCGGCCGGCCAATCGCTTCGTCGCGCAATTCGTCGGATCGCCGGCGATGACCATGTTGCCGGTGCGGCTGGTCGACGGCGGCGAATATGCGGCGGTGATGTTGGGCGACGGTACGCGAATCGAGACGCAGGTGCCGCGCGCGGGATTGCCGCAAAGCGGTGCGATCGAACTCGGCCTTCGCCCCGAACATGTCCGGGTCGCCCCGGAGGGGGTGGCCGCAGAGGTCGTTCTGGTCGAGCGCCTGGGGGAGCGCAGCCTGGTCTATGCCAAGCTGGCCGACGGCGGTGCTATCACCGGCGAGGATGTCGGCACCACGTCGCTCAAGACGGGCGACCAGATCATGCTGGCGATCGACGGGCAGTCGGCGCATCTGTTCGGGCCCGACGGCAGCGGCTTCCACCGGGCGGCGGAGTGA
- a CDS encoding inositol monophosphatase family protein, with amino-acid sequence MADLLPFLHQLSATARAMTRGAAVPDADNKAGEGAYDPVTELDRAAERALRAEIEAAHPEDGIEGEEYGLVREQSSRRWLLDPIDGTRALICGLPSWTTLVALLEDGEPIAGFIDAPALDELMIGMPGAATLNGQPVRVSSCTSLAQARLSSTDPHLFSGAEAEAFDRVRRSVRLTRYGYDALAYARLAAGHLDLVVESGLKRHDWAALVPVVRGAGGVIGDWRGGTDFEPGAIVAAATPTLFEQAVELLSR; translated from the coding sequence ATGGCTGACCTTCTTCCCTTCCTCCACCAGCTTTCTGCAACCGCGCGCGCGATGACGCGCGGTGCGGCGGTTCCCGATGCCGACAACAAGGCGGGGGAGGGCGCCTACGATCCGGTCACCGAACTGGACCGCGCGGCGGAGCGGGCGTTGCGGGCGGAAATCGAGGCAGCGCACCCCGAGGACGGGATCGAGGGCGAGGAATATGGCCTCGTCCGCGAGCAATCGTCGCGGCGCTGGCTGCTCGACCCGATCGACGGGACGCGCGCGCTGATTTGCGGCCTGCCGAGCTGGACCACCCTTGTCGCACTGCTGGAGGACGGCGAGCCGATCGCCGGGTTCATCGATGCGCCCGCGCTCGACGAGTTGATGATCGGCATGCCGGGCGCGGCGACCCTCAATGGCCAGCCGGTGCGGGTTTCGAGCTGCACCAGCCTGGCGCAGGCCCGACTGTCGTCGACCGATCCGCATCTCTTTTCCGGCGCCGAGGCCGAAGCCTTCGACCGGGTGCGCCGCTCGGTTCGGCTGACCCGCTACGGGTATGACGCGCTGGCCTATGCGCGGCTGGCTGCCGGGCATCTCGACCTAGTGGTCGAAAGCGGACTGAAGCGGCACGATTGGGCGGCGCTGGTGCCGGTGGTGCGCGGCGCTGGCGGGGTGATTGGCGATTGGCGGGGCGGAACCGACTTTGAGCCGGGCGCGATCGTCGCGGCGGCGACCCCAACGCTGTTTGAGCAGGCGGTGGAGCTGCTTTCCCGATAA
- a CDS encoding sugar MFS transporter, with the protein MAVAAPADVSSSEAADGVDAPELRYFVFALFFIFGGITSLNDVILPKLKELFTLNYTQAMLVQFCFFTAYLVIGIPGAQLVKRIGYMRGAMTGLLVMMAGCLLFIPASRTATYGLFLFALFVLASGVVVVQVVANPLISLLGKAQTVHSRLTFAQAFNSLGTTVFPIVGSALILGGLAGVSASDFSGAELAAYRTAETQAISNTYIGLAVALLVIAGAVFLFRNRLPNESHEKSSPLAGFSLLGRKRFGFGALCIFLYVGAEVSIGSLIVNYLQQKHVLALSEQGAGSLIFLYWGGAMVGRFIGSWFLRIMSPGLILASVAIGAIALLAISTNSTGAVAAYSLLAIGLMNSIMFPTIFSLACEKLGARAADGSGIINIAIFGGAVIPLLTGMLADASGSLAIALLLPTACYAVIAGYGFYARRPASDLA; encoded by the coding sequence ATGGCCGTAGCCGCACCAGCAGATGTCAGCAGCAGCGAAGCCGCAGACGGCGTCGATGCGCCTGAGCTGCGCTATTTCGTCTTCGCTTTGTTCTTCATCTTCGGCGGCATCACCAGCCTCAATGACGTCATCCTGCCCAAGCTGAAGGAGCTGTTCACGCTCAACTACACGCAGGCGATGCTGGTGCAGTTCTGCTTCTTCACCGCTTATCTGGTGATCGGAATACCGGGGGCGCAGCTGGTCAAGCGGATCGGATACATGCGCGGGGCGATGACCGGCCTGCTGGTGATGATGGCCGGCTGCCTGCTGTTCATCCCGGCCTCGCGGACGGCGACCTATGGCCTGTTCCTGTTCGCGCTCTTCGTGCTGGCGAGCGGCGTCGTCGTGGTGCAAGTGGTCGCGAACCCACTGATCAGCCTGCTCGGCAAGGCGCAGACGGTGCACAGCCGCCTGACCTTCGCACAGGCGTTCAACAGCCTCGGCACGACCGTGTTTCCGATCGTCGGCTCGGCGCTGATCCTCGGTGGCTTGGCGGGCGTCAGCGCGTCGGACTTCAGCGGCGCGGAGCTCGCGGCCTATCGCACTGCCGAGACCCAGGCGATCAGCAACACCTACATCGGCCTTGCCGTGGCGCTGCTGGTCATTGCAGGCGCGGTGTTCCTGTTCCGCAACCGCCTGCCTAACGAGAGCCACGAGAAGAGCTCGCCGCTGGCCGGTTTCTCGCTGCTCGGCCGCAAGCGGTTCGGTTTCGGTGCGCTGTGCATCTTCCTCTACGTCGGCGCCGAGGTCTCGATCGGGTCGCTGATCGTCAATTATCTGCAGCAAAAGCACGTTCTTGCCCTTTCCGAGCAGGGCGCCGGCAGCCTCATCTTCCTCTACTGGGGCGGGGCGATGGTGGGGCGCTTCATCGGCAGCTGGTTCCTCCGGATCATGAGCCCGGGCCTGATCCTCGCAAGCGTGGCTATCGGAGCGATCGCCTTGCTCGCGATCTCGACCAACAGCACCGGGGCGGTTGCTGCCTACAGCCTGCTGGCAATCGGCCTGATGAACTCGATCATGTTCCCGACCATTTTCAGCCTCGCCTGCGAGAAGCTGGGCGCGCGCGCGGCGGACGGGTCGGGGATCATCAATATCGCCATCTTCGGCGGCGCGGTCATCCCGCTGCTGACCGGCATGCTGGCCGACGCGAGCGGTAGCCTGGCGATCGCCCTGCTGCTGCCAACCGCCTGTTATGCGGTGATCGCGGGCTACGGCTTCTACGCCCGGCGGCCGGCGTCAGACCTGGCGTAA
- a CDS encoding carbohydrate ABC transporter permease — protein sequence MAADAVAARTRLPLPAAIALGIGAAIMLAPLLWTLALSFKSNAALVGNSGAALSPPWTLENYGAIMGNGQTLRWLLNSLIVSAGTTLGVLILTSLAGYGFARLEFRGRRLLFLFVLMGLAIPGQAVILSQHQLFAWANLHNSYPGLILPGLTTSFGVFFMTQYMRAIPRELDEAALLDGASHWRIFTRIILPLTVPAQSTLAVFTFLGSWNDYWWPLISATRSDMYTLTVGLAAAQMNYAQTSGLGFLMAQAVFASLPIFIVYLIFQKQIIAAMAGTALK from the coding sequence GTGGCCGCTGATGCGGTAGCCGCCCGAACGCGCCTGCCGTTGCCGGCAGCGATCGCGCTGGGCATCGGCGCGGCGATCATGCTGGCGCCCTTGCTGTGGACGCTGGCGCTGAGCTTCAAGTCCAACGCGGCGCTGGTCGGCAATAGCGGTGCGGCGCTGTCCCCGCCGTGGACGCTCGAGAATTACGGCGCGATCATGGGCAATGGGCAGACCTTGCGCTGGCTGCTGAACAGCCTGATCGTATCGGCGGGAACGACGCTGGGCGTGCTGATCCTGACCAGCCTGGCCGGCTATGGCTTCGCCCGGCTGGAGTTTCGCGGGCGGCGGCTGCTGTTCCTGTTCGTGCTGATGGGCCTCGCCATTCCAGGGCAAGCGGTGATCCTGTCGCAGCACCAATTGTTCGCCTGGGCCAACCTTCACAACAGCTATCCGGGACTGATCCTGCCCGGCCTGACCACCAGCTTTGGCGTCTTTTTCATGACGCAATATATGCGGGCGATCCCGCGCGAACTGGACGAAGCGGCGCTGCTCGACGGGGCAAGTCACTGGCGCATCTTCACCCGCATCATCCTTCCGCTGACGGTGCCGGCGCAATCGACGCTGGCGGTGTTCACCTTCCTCGGCAGCTGGAACGATTACTGGTGGCCGCTGATCTCGGCCACGCGCAGCGACATGTACACGCTGACGGTGGGACTGGCGGCGGCGCAGATGAATTATGCCCAGACCAGCGGGCTGGGTTTCCTGATGGCGCAGGCGGTGTTCGCCTCGCTTCCGATTTTTATCGTCTACCTCATCTTTCAGAAACAGATCATCGCGGCGATGGCCGGGACGGCACTAAAGTGA
- a CDS encoding TonB-dependent receptor, which produces MRIRTFALASASFTALAVAAPAAAQQQPADPAVEQTAEESDAAAAEDETIVVTGLRRSLQSAVNLKRNSEQQIDAIVAEDIGKLPDIAVSETAARIPGLQVTRRGGEADTVLVRGLPDFATTYNGREIFTAETRVVALQDFPSANIAALEVFKTTTANLVEAGLAGEVNVRSRRPFDFQGFEVAGSAWGLYTKQAGKWNPNVNLLVSNRWGFGDGGEIGVLLNYSRTELDYLDSEPSNTDFIAPGPAGRFPDIQRLYYRSGNRVRPSINGAIQLKVSPDVQFYVEGLWQGFRNKISDRQWEQPLYGGTLSNVVLRPGTDLLSSGTVTNPGGDIFSFQGATYNKTDTYQFAAGGSADLGRLRLTADVARTRSTFRGSTESVDTVFRPTGTFSVNFNNEVPEFSYGALPGLDNVANYRFRGLYEEDQKSQGDDWQFRADAQYETGFDFLPTLEAGARYTTRDAARRFGNRYAFLLPLDIPASALPIDYAFNRPGFRGTDVQGFRSWLTPTYGSVRDSLGELRQFIISRCPSILPGDPGNGCASYTLDPVAADPRSRYTASEDTLAGYVQGRFAFGENLDGVIGLRAVRTESQVQGTSRINNVFTPVDVGNKYTDWLPNASVRWRFLPGAQLRLSATQTRTKPTFGDLNPASDTGAPTGQCNAAGQSTTSNPFDCVRRGGGGNPFLQPFNSNNYDASLEYYFGRGGLVAAAVFRRDLKGFFQNQTLRYIDPNLGALELTAPINTNAAQIDGAEVQFSSFFDWGFVPGFLRNFGAQANLTYLDTEITDGNTIIGQRAIYGVSKWTYNLVGMYENAGFSARVSYNKRGKFLGFIDIRDNNNPANFGGDYYYQYGKPSGRLDLSASYTINDRLTVFGDWTNILEKPYREYLSSARNGAARADYIRFLRYDETTFSLGIRARL; this is translated from the coding sequence ATGCGCATCCGGACATTCGCCCTCGCATCTGCGAGCTTTACCGCGTTGGCGGTTGCCGCCCCGGCCGCCGCCCAGCAGCAGCCAGCCGACCCCGCAGTCGAACAGACGGCCGAGGAGTCCGACGCCGCTGCCGCCGAGGACGAGACGATCGTCGTCACCGGCCTTCGCCGCTCGCTCCAGTCGGCGGTCAATCTAAAGCGCAACAGCGAGCAGCAGATCGACGCCATCGTCGCCGAGGATATCGGCAAGCTGCCGGACATCGCCGTGTCAGAAACCGCCGCGCGCATTCCCGGTCTGCAGGTGACCCGCCGCGGGGGCGAAGCCGACACCGTGCTGGTCCGCGGTCTTCCCGACTTCGCGACCACCTACAACGGGCGGGAAATCTTTACCGCCGAAACCCGCGTCGTCGCGCTGCAGGACTTCCCAAGTGCCAACATCGCCGCGCTGGAAGTGTTTAAGACCACCACCGCCAATCTGGTCGAGGCCGGCCTGGCGGGCGAGGTCAACGTCCGCTCGCGGCGACCGTTCGACTTCCAGGGTTTCGAGGTCGCGGGTTCGGCTTGGGGACTGTATACAAAGCAGGCGGGCAAGTGGAATCCGAACGTCAACCTGCTGGTCTCCAATCGTTGGGGCTTCGGTGACGGCGGTGAGATCGGCGTATTGCTGAATTATAGCCGGACCGAGCTCGATTATCTCGACAGCGAACCGAGCAACACCGACTTCATCGCTCCCGGGCCGGCCGGGCGCTTCCCCGACATCCAGCGCTTGTATTATCGCAGCGGCAACCGCGTTCGCCCGTCGATCAACGGGGCGATCCAGCTTAAGGTCTCGCCCGACGTCCAATTCTATGTCGAGGGCCTGTGGCAGGGCTTCCGCAACAAGATCAGCGATCGCCAGTGGGAACAGCCACTGTACGGCGGCACGCTGTCGAACGTCGTGCTGCGCCCCGGCACCGATCTGCTTTCCAGCGGCACCGTCACCAATCCCGGTGGTGACATCTTCAGCTTCCAGGGCGCGACCTACAACAAGACCGACACCTATCAATTCGCCGCCGGCGGAAGCGCCGACCTCGGCCGGTTGAGGCTGACCGCCGACGTCGCCCGCACCCGCTCGACCTTCCGGGGTTCGACGGAGTCGGTCGACACCGTGTTCCGCCCGACCGGAACGTTCAGCGTCAACTTCAACAACGAGGTTCCCGAGTTCAGCTACGGCGCGCTACCCGGCCTCGACAATGTCGCCAACTATCGCTTCCGCGGACTGTACGAAGAAGACCAGAAGTCGCAGGGCGACGACTGGCAGTTCCGGGCCGACGCGCAATATGAGACCGGGTTCGATTTCCTTCCGACCCTTGAGGCGGGTGCGCGCTACACCACCCGCGACGCCGCGCGCCGGTTCGGCAATCGCTACGCCTTCCTGCTTCCGCTCGACATTCCGGCAAGCGCGCTTCCGATCGATTATGCCTTCAACCGGCCGGGCTTTCGCGGGACGGACGTGCAGGGCTTCCGCAGCTGGCTGACCCCGACTTACGGCAGCGTCCGCGACAGCCTTGGTGAGCTGCGGCAGTTCATCATCAGCCGCTGCCCAAGCATCCTGCCGGGCGATCCCGGCAACGGCTGCGCGAGCTACACCCTCGATCCCGTCGCAGCCGATCCGCGCTCGCGCTACACCGCCAGCGAGGACACGCTCGCGGGTTACGTGCAGGGCCGTTTCGCCTTCGGTGAAAATCTCGACGGCGTGATCGGTCTTCGTGCAGTCCGAACCGAAAGCCAGGTCCAAGGCACCAGCCGGATCAACAACGTCTTCACCCCGGTCGACGTCGGGAACAAGTATACCGACTGGCTGCCCAATGCCTCGGTGCGCTGGCGCTTCCTGCCGGGCGCGCAGCTGCGGCTGTCGGCGACCCAGACCCGGACCAAGCCGACCTTCGGCGATCTCAATCCGGCGTCGGATACGGGTGCGCCGACCGGGCAGTGCAATGCCGCGGGTCAGTCGACGACCTCCAACCCGTTCGATTGCGTCCGGCGCGGCGGCGGCGGTAACCCGTTCCTGCAGCCGTTCAATTCGAACAACTATGACGCCAGCCTCGAATATTATTTCGGGCGGGGCGGGCTCGTGGCCGCCGCGGTGTTCCGCCGCGACCTCAAGGGCTTCTTCCAGAACCAGACGCTCCGCTACATCGACCCCAACTTGGGCGCGCTGGAGCTGACCGCGCCGATCAACACCAACGCGGCGCAGATCGATGGTGCCGAGGTGCAATTCTCGAGCTTCTTCGACTGGGGGTTCGTGCCCGGCTTCCTGCGCAACTTCGGCGCGCAGGCCAACCTGACCTATCTCGATACCGAGATTACAGATGGCAACACGATCATCGGTCAGCGGGCGATCTACGGGGTGAGCAAGTGGACCTATAACCTCGTCGGCATGTACGAGAATGCCGGCTTCTCGGCGCGGGTCAGCTACAACAAGCGGGGCAAGTTTCTCGGCTTCATCGACATCCGCGACAACAACAATCCGGCCAACTTCGGCGGCGATTATTACTATCAATATGGCAAGCCGTCGGGCCGTCTCGACCTGTCGGCCAGCTACACGATCAATGACCGCCTGACGGTATTCGGCGACTGGACCAACATCCTCGAGAAGCCGTATCGCGAATATCTGAGCTCGGCCCGCAATGGCGCGGCGCGAGCGGACTACATCCGCTTCCTGCGCTACGACGAGACGACGTTCAGCCTGGGCATTCGCGCCCGCCTCTGA
- a CDS encoding ABC transporter substrate-binding protein, producing MRRALVLAAALLLGSCSPDERGQGLYIQRFFGECTSDHGTATDVAKAEGECGIVTTMINAFRAAHPETRVSQNVVAWPGYSQLTAQLAARQPPDLVTMHSGIVPDYAGKGLLEPVEPYLAAAGLAPGIFTPAARQGVTWNGRMYGLPWDTHGGLWHINLALFRKAGLVGADGRPILPRSPEELLRQGRQFRERTGKPYLIQSLVGDPAGAARILYTYMMAQGSPLFSDPRHIRLNTPEGRRVAELFREITREGIGTSNMDTPAAIAAFISGEGGVYATGTWMIGQFETEEKTRGRPLFESYSVQPFPQLFARNLMFVSGHAWVVPKRERTAAEKQAIADFFRFMAARNGDWARTGHLPAVQAQVDGPAFRSLPHRQNFAVVATIGRALPDGVLRQNAIEGLVGEEMAAAITGQKPVPQALADAERRVNEFLAEVQ from the coding sequence GTGAGGCGCGCGCTGGTGCTGGCCGCGGCCCTGCTGCTCGGCAGTTGCTCGCCCGACGAGCGCGGGCAGGGGCTCTACATCCAGCGCTTCTTCGGCGAGTGCACCAGCGACCATGGTACCGCGACCGACGTCGCAAAAGCGGAGGGGGAGTGCGGGATCGTCACGACGATGATCAACGCTTTCCGCGCGGCGCATCCGGAGACGCGGGTCAGTCAGAACGTGGTGGCGTGGCCTGGCTATTCGCAGCTGACCGCGCAACTTGCCGCCCGCCAACCCCCCGATCTGGTGACGATGCACAGCGGTATCGTTCCCGATTATGCCGGCAAGGGGCTGCTTGAACCGGTCGAGCCTTACCTGGCAGCGGCCGGGCTGGCGCCGGGCATCTTCACCCCCGCCGCGCGGCAGGGGGTGACGTGGAACGGCCGAATGTACGGCCTGCCGTGGGACACCCACGGCGGGCTGTGGCACATCAACCTGGCGCTGTTCCGCAAGGCCGGGCTGGTCGGTGCGGACGGAAGGCCGATCCTGCCGCGCAGTCCGGAAGAGTTGCTGCGTCAGGGCCGCCAATTCCGCGAGCGGACCGGAAAGCCCTATCTGATCCAGAGCTTGGTCGGCGATCCGGCAGGGGCGGCGCGCATCCTCTACACCTACATGATGGCGCAAGGGTCGCCGCTGTTCAGCGATCCCCGCCACATTCGCCTCAACACGCCCGAAGGCCGACGCGTGGCCGAACTGTTCCGCGAGATCACGCGCGAAGGCATCGGCACCAGCAACATGGATACGCCGGCAGCGATCGCCGCATTCATAAGCGGTGAGGGCGGGGTCTACGCCACCGGAACCTGGATGATCGGCCAGTTCGAAACCGAAGAGAAGACCCGCGGGCGGCCGTTGTTCGAAAGCTATTCGGTGCAGCCCTTCCCGCAACTCTTTGCGCGCAACCTGATGTTCGTGTCAGGGCACGCCTGGGTGGTGCCCAAGCGTGAGCGGACAGCGGCGGAGAAGCAGGCCATCGCCGACTTCTTCCGCTTCATGGCGGCGCGCAACGGCGACTGGGCACGGACCGGGCATCTGCCGGCGGTGCAGGCACAAGTGGATGGTCCGGCGTTCCGATCCCTGCCGCATCGCCAGAACTTTGCAGTGGTCGCGACCATCGGCCGTGCGCTTCCCGACGGGGTGCTTCGGCAGAATGCGATCGAGGGGCTGGTGGGCGAGGAGATGGCGGCGGCGATCACCGGGCAGAAGCCGGTGCCCCAGGCGCTGGCCGATGCCGAGCGACGAGTGAACGAGTTCCTGGCCGAGGTGCAGTAG